CGAATATTTCCATGTATTTTTTTCCGCAGACCGATAGGCGGATATACCCTTCCAAGGGCCCTGTGCCGCAGAGGATCAGGATGTTCCTCTTCTTCAATTCGGCAGTGACGTATTCCCCGGTCCTATGGCGCAGACGTATGCACATGAAACATCCGTTGCTGGGTATGATGTCATAGTTTTCCGCACCGAGACGCTTCGTGATGTATTCCTTGCCCTCCTTGAAGTTAGCACTCAACTCCGCAAGAAGTTTTTCATGCTCGTCGACGATCATCTCTCCGAATTTCAACGTCACCGCATTGATCGTATAGTGCGGTCTCCAATTGTTGACGTAGTGGATGATGTTCTCGTTAGAGATGACCGCTCCTAGCCTGAGGGCAGTTATGGCCAGCATTTTGGAGAAAGTCCTAAGGACCGCTACATTTTCATACTTATCGATAAATGGTATCGATGTGCCGTCATAGAAGTAATGGTATGCCTCGTCTACTATGACCAAGGCATCATATTTGGCCGCTTTTTGGATGACCCTCTCTATCTCATCCTGCTCATAGGTGTTTCCTACAGGCATATTGGGGTTTACGAGAACCACGATACCCGTATTTTCATCGATGGCGTCCATGATCTTCTCGATGGGCATTGTAAAGTCTTTCTCGTAGGGGACTTCAACAGTATTCATGCCGTTCAGACTGCCGAATACACCGTACATGTTGAATGTCGGTTTTACCACGACAAGGTTCTTCCCAGGTTTCCCGAATACATGGATCAGATAGCCCATGCCAATGAGGCTGCCATCGGTGAGCGTGACGTTTGTCGGTTTTACGCCGATCATGTCCGCGTATTTTTCAACAAGTACGCCCTCCTCCGGATACATCGAAAGGGTTTCGGGAGTTATCTCCTTCATCACCTTATCGAAGAACCATTTCGGAAGGCCGTCAGGATTCTCATTCTGATCGAGTCTGATGAAGGTCTTCCTGCCTTCGGGCTGACTTTTACGGAAGGTATTTTTTACATATGGATCTACATAAAGCATGATTGCACCTGGGTTTCTGGACCTGTTGCGGTCTTTCTTTTCAAAGGATGAATGGATTGGTGATTGAAAATACTATAGGCGTGCAGTCGTTTGATATATCGGACTTAAGGTAGATATAAGAAAGAGTATTAGCTAAGAAACCTAAGGTCTTCGAAACAGGCGGAACCTATGGTGTCAAAAACCGATAAAATCGCAGTTCTGGCCGTGGTTTTGATTGCGGCGGTCTTCGTAGGGGAGTACCTTACCTACGGTTACGAGGTCGACCGCGATGCTTCCGCCTCATGGGAGTCGGACAAGGTGTCCTATTCCGTGAAGTCCTCCGGTTCGGACGAGTATCGTGCCGTGCTTTTCGACAATGCAGGGCAGGTTCCGGTGAGTAAGTTGTACATCTATGTGGACGGCACCTATGACAAGTACTACAGAGACGCATGCGACCTGTCGGACGGTGCCAAACCCTGTTACATCGAGGCCGGATATTATGCCGAACAGGTGAGGGAGTCTCTGAAGATACGCGGGTTCACGGACGTGACCCTTATCGACGGGATCGAGTTGGAGGAAATTCTCAGATCGACCATGTCGTCTTCCGCAGGTATCGGCATCATGGTGTTGTCCTATGCGGTCCCCGGTTCCGTGTACTCCGGTCAGTCCGATTGTCTTCTGGTCAATTGGGTGAACGGTGGAGGAGGCTTGTATTGGCTGAGCTCCGAGATAGGGAGATTCTACACCGACGATGACGGTCTTCACAAGGTGTCGGGGGACTGTACAGCATATTTCTTCGGCACATCCGTTCCGGTCGATTGCGACGATAAGGATGAACTCGGATACATAACGGGCAATCCGGTCGGTGGAGTTTTCACCGAAGCCCTCTGTCTGAAGAACAGTACGACCGAATTCGGAATAGACATCACGGGGCTTTCCGGGATACAGCTGGGTTTCGGAGAGGGCGGGTATGCCAGCATATCCTTGGTGTCTGTCGGGAGCGGTATGGTCTGCGTTTTCGCAGGCGGGTTCGATATAAATCAATTGGATGACGTCGGACAGGTCATCGCCTCCAAACTGACCTGCGACAGTGTTTTCATAAGTATGCAGAAGGATAAGGTCACCAGGGAGACCGTCAGGGGTTCTTTCGGCCTATCGACATCTGACACATATCTATTCATATACACGGGCGGGGCCTACGCCAATTTCGGAGCGTGTTTCCATGCATGAGTGGCCATGTATCGACAAGATAAGGGGACACATATGCAGGATAAGACATCCTCTCGCCGCCATAGTGATCGCGGGGCTTGCGATACATCTTCTGATAATGCTGTTGGCCATGGTCTATGATTCGGATTATTGGGCCATAGTCATCAGGAACATAAACGCTGGCGAAGGGCTCTATGGCATGGAGGGCTACTATTACACGCCTGTATGGGGATACATCCTGGGATTAGTCAGTGCGTTTCAGAATGCGTGCTTGAGTCTGGGGGATTCCGCCGTAAGGGTATTCGACGTCATCTACTTCGAGGCAAGCGGTCATCAGACCAGTGCAACGGTCACATCCTTGGTCTTTAACTACTGTACAAAACTGCCCCTCCTCATATGCGATGTCATCCTGGCATATCTGACGTACGTTCTCGTGGATGAGCTTAAGCATGACAGGAAGAAGGCGACACTTGCTTTCGCACTCGTCTTCCTCTGCCCGGTCATAATCGGTTCCACGGGAATAATCGGTATGCCGGATACCTTGGCCGCCACGTTCATGATGCTGTCTCTGCTGCTGGTGATCAAGAACAGGTCTTTGTTGGCGGGGATGTGCTTCGCCATGGCCGTATTGACGAAATTCTTCCCCGTGTTCCTGTTCTTCCCGCTGGTGGTTTATGTACTTGCCAGAAACAGGGACGACCGCAGGAAAGGGTATACGCAAGTAGTCATGGCCGCCATAGGGGCCATATCCGTCATGGCGGTCATATTCCTGCCGCAGATCATGGCGGGCGACCTGTCCGCCTGCTTCCAATTCCTTACCGACCGCTCCGGCACTTCGGCGGAGAGTACCCTTCTTTCAAAACTCATGGGTTACACACGTATCCTCGCATATGTCCTGGTGATCATAGCATCCGCACTCGTAGCCAGAAGTATATATCGCACGGATGCGGACAATCTGGAGAAGGCATTGCTCAGAGGATCCATGATCGTCTTGGCCCTGTGCCTGCTATACCCTCCCGCCACGCAGTACATCGTAGTCCTCGTCCCTCTTCTGGCATATTACATCGCTGCGGAGAACCACAAGTATATCCGTTGTTGGAAACTTCTTGCGATAGGGGCGACGATAGTATTCATGGTGTCCCTTTCGACACACCTTTTGCCTTTGGCGGTATCCACGGGACTTATCGAGATTAGTTCCTTGGAACATTTCTTCGACATCTGGAATTCCGGGGCCGGCGTATTCACGGTCTGGAACATCGAGTTCGTCATCGGAAGCATTCTTCAATATGCAGGCATACTGGTCGTATTGCTCATGGCATACGGCAGGTACCTGAACAGATTGTTCGGAGGTGGGAGGTCTGGCAAAGCAGAAGGGAACAAAGGATGAGGATCAGTTCTCCAGCAAGGTCTCCTACAATATGGCCATTAACATCCTGCGCACTGTTGTAATGGCATTGTTCGGGTTCCTGATGGTTCCGTATTACATCGACCAGTTCGGGTTGGCCACCTATGCCATCCTTCCGCTGGCGACATCCATCTCCAGCTATGTCCTTGCCATAACGGATCCTCTGGGAGATGCCTTCGCAAGGTATACGTCGATAGCCATCCAGAAGAATGACATGGGGCTCGCCAACAGGACCTACAGCTCATCCATGTTAGGTATGATGAGGTGTATGGCTGTACTGATCCCGTTGGTGGTGCTGATCTCTTTGGCATCCCCTTATGTCTTCAACGTCGCCGGTTCTGCCGCCTTGGATGTGCAGATCATGTTCGCCATGATCCTTCTGTCCTCGCTCCTGATCTCGTTCAGCGCATGTCTGGGCAGTGTCTTCATGGCATACAACAAGTTATACATCATATATGCCAGCAAGACGGTGTATTGCGTTGCCCAGGTGGTATTGGTCATATTGTTCTTCGTCATGCATGGGGCATCATTGCCCCTGCTGGGAGCATCGTATGTCATCGCATCGGTGCTCATGATACTGATCATGGCGGTCTATGTCAAGAAAGTCTGTCCCCAGATCGAACTCTCAAGGAAGAATTATGACAGGAGTATGCTGAAAGAGATGTCCGCCCTCGGCATGTGGGCAACACTCAGTGATTTCGGTACGCTGATGTATATCGAGGCATCTTTGATAATTGTAAATGTATGCTTAGGCGCTGCAGAACAGGCATCATTCTCTATTGTAGCAAACATGATCTCCATGATCAATACTGCAACGTCTTCCCTGGCAGCGGTATCCGTCCCTCTGGCATATCGTTATTTCGCCAACAGGGATCGGAAAGGCCTGGTAGACACGATGACCTTTTTCATGAAGTTCACCGGCATGGTGATGGCGTTTCCCGTGGCATTCATCATATTGTTCATGCCACAGATACTGGAGCTGTGGCTGGGTCCTGGGTACGAGAACCTCTACGATATGCTGTACATCATGCTTCCCATGGAGATATCGTTCTGTACCATCAGAGTCCTTCTCACAGTTCCCATCGTCTATGTGAAGATGAGGCCCGTGGCTTTTGCCACCGCAGCCTTCGGCATTCTGAATGTGGCAATGTGCCTCGTAGTTCTGACCTTTACCGATTTGGGGATGTTGGGCGCATGTGCATGTTGGGCTGTTTCGATGTTCCTTCTGAAGGTGGTGTTCTATCCGTTGTACTGCTCGAAACTGACCAAGACCAAGAAACTGCAGTATCTTACCCCCCTTCTTTACAGTCATGCGATGTTCGCCATAGTGTTGGTCATCGGATGCCTATTCAATAGTGTCTACGTCATCTCCACAAGATGGGTCTCCGTTATTTTTGCATTCGTGGCGGCCTTCATCATATATTTCATAATCGTTATGCGTTTCCTTTTCAACAAAGAAGAAAAGGGAATGATATTGCATTTTCTACCAGGATTCATACGGAGAGCGATAGAGCGGTGATCTCAAATGGGAGCATATACTGATGCCGGCACATCTTTTTTTGAGAGATCTGGGTGGATTAAGAGTACACTCTTTATCGCATTGGTCTCAGGCATTTTGATCAGGTGTCTCTGCATCCCTTTTACATATGATTACGACACATATCATTGGGCTGTGATAATCCAGAACATAGATTCCGGGAACGGTCTCTATGAGCTGTTCGGATACTATTATACTCCCGTATGGGGCTATATAATGGGATTTATCGATATGTTCTCTAACACGTTCCTGTCGGTCAGCGAGTTGGGGACCCACGTATCGGGGCTTCTTACAGTCGAGGATCTGGAGAACATGCGGCATGTCGCCACTGTGACATCCCCGGAGTTCAATGCTCTGATGAAGATTCCGATAATTCTTTGTGATCTTCTCGTAGGGTACATCTTGTATCGTTTCGTGGGGGATTGGACAGGCGACAGGAGAAAAGGAGGTCTGGCATTTGCACTGTGGTTCCTATGCCCCATAGTAGTCTACATGTCAAGCGTCCAGGGGATGTTCGATTCATTCTCTGCATTGCTGATTCTTCTGAGTATATTGCTGGTGTTGAAAGGGCATTATTTCTCTGGAGGGTTCATGTTAGCACTTTCGACCCTTCTAAAACTGTTCCCTGGTTCGGTGGTGTTCGTCTTCATAGGTCTCGTGTTAGCCAGACATAGGTGCGACGGATTGGCGAAGAGGAATCTGGCACTTGCTGTGACGGGTGCCCTTTTATGTTTCTTCATAATTTTGCTCCCCAACATAATCGAAGGGAATGTGGCCGACTCCATTACATTCATCTCCGACCGTGCCGGCGGATTCACTCTGAACCTCGATACTATATTCAGCATGGGCGGGATACTTATCGCCCTGCCATTCATGATATTCATGGGCCATATGATGTATAGGACCAAGGAAGACATCGACCGTAAATTCCTGATATACACTTTGCTGGTCCTTACAATATCTATGTTCATGAACATTGGTCCGCAGTATGTCATTGTTCTGTTGCCGTTCCTTGTGATTCTCATATGCAGTTACGACCGCTCATATGTGGTTTGCTGGGCACTCATAGGGTTCGGAGCATTCCTTAGCGCATTCGTACTCAACAATTATTCTCTCCTCATGAGTTCCAGTGTGTATCTGGGATGGCCGCCGTATGATGTGATATTGAGCGGATTCGATTGGACAGAGGCATATCTTTTTGGAACCAACAGTTTCAGGTCGATAATGAACAGTGTCGGTTATGCGTTCATGGGGGCAGGCCTCATCCTGATATTTGTGTTCCATTACGAGGATGTCTTGGTCAGGAAATGTCCGAAGGCGGAAAAATATATCGAGAAGATTAGGCGCCTCTCATTCAGAAAGGAGGTCGTCAGATGAGACATGATCGATATATCCTGATTGCCTCAGTCCTGATAGTCGCGGTCATACTCGCAGGGGAGGCGTACATATACACATTTGATAGGGATTCGACATACAGTGCCCGCTCATCCATGTCTGATAGCGGTGCAGGCTATCGGGTGGGCTCCGGCATCTCCAGCATATATGATGTGGTCGTAAGCTATAATGGGGATTTTCCCGCGGCCAAGGAGTATTATGTATATTACGACGATAATTATGCAGACGTTATTGAAGACGTCTGGCATGCCACCGGAGGGAAGGAGCTTAACCAGGAATACTATGTGTCCCAGATGCTGTGTCAGTTGGAGAACAGAGGTATCTGCGCCAAAGTGCTGAATGCTTCGGAACTTAGAGATATGGTCCTGAGTGGTGGCGAGAGATTCAAAGCACTGATTGTCGTGTCCGGGGCCTTTCCCGATACTGTGTATTCCGGGAATGTGGCGGATCCAATCATCTAGTGGATCGATGCCGGAGGAAAGCTGTACTGGGCTGGGAATCTTCTGGGTGCGTATGTTTCTACGGTGAACGGAGTAGTCTCTGTCGACGGATACGAGGTTCTCTTTTTCGGACCGGGGAGCCTCAATAGCTCGGACACGGAGAAGGCGTATGGGGAAATCTCGGATAACGAATATCTCCACGCCCTATCTTTGATGAGCAATTCGATACGGTATTCGCTGAATGCGGACGCGCTGTCGGTACCGCATCTTATGGTCGGATATTCCGACGGAAGTTATGCGAGTGCGGTTCTTGCACAATATGGTTCGGGAATGATATGCGTGGTCGGAGGGGATTATTCCAACAATCAACGTGCTGATTTGGTGCAGATTGTAGCATCGCATATATGCTATAGTTCGGTCCTCGTGGGTTCAGATAGCGGCGAGGTTACTAGAGGGACGGAGACAGGCATCGTACCGATGGCAGTAGATAATAGTGCTAGATATTCTGTATACATATATTTCGGAGGATACTACCTGGAATATGCCAGATGTTTTGATTACAAAGGTATGTCATCTGGTTGAAACGGATATATCTATAACCCGGACTTACTTGGAAGTTCTGTTATTTTTTGTCTATGAATACCAGATATTTGCTTATCACATAATTCAGTATAATTTCTATTGCAGAGATTATGATTTTTGCGAAGAACCCATCTATTCCGAACAGTTCCTGATTTATGCCCACATCATACAGGAGTGCGAACCCCAGAATGTTTACTATGCCAGTGAACACTCTGCCTAAAGTAAAAGATGCCACTTCTCTGCTGACTTCCTTTTTCTCATGAGTCTTACTGTTGAAAACGAATACTTTGTTTAGGATAAATGCGACGGCCACTCCTACAATCCATGAAAATGCGTTACTTATGGAGGGACCTATGCCTACAAGCACGAATGCGGCATAGATAATCCAGGTGATGATTACATTCAGACCGCCTATGAACAGGTAGCGTATCCCTTCCCCATGTTTTCCATAGAACAGGCTGTTGATAAACGACATTATTCCACTCCTGTTTCTTGTTCATAGTTTTTTGGTGGAATCTACGCGATCCCAGATGCTCATATTGTCTTCACCTTTGTCTACATGTTCTTGGGCGATACGTCTGCATTTACGTTCCAGCATGGCGACGTACAACATCTTGTAAGGGTGGAATCCAAGTTCATGTATGCTGTCATACAGTGCATGAATCAGATATTTTGTATTCCATGTCGGGATGTCGTAATTATACATCTTTTTCATGGTGCATTCACCGATGTTGACGCGGATCCTCTGTTTCATGAAATCCTCAAGGGTCTCCGGACCCCTGTTGAGTATTATGCTGTCCCCTACATACACACATATGTAACCGGCCTGTTCCAGTTTCATCCGGATGATGTCCTCATCTGATTGCATATCTGTGGGAAGACGGGTGCCTATGTCCCTGAATGCGATAAGCTCCCCGATCTTTGGATGCACCAGTGCCAGCTCGTGATGCATACACCACATCATGTGGACGGCGAATCCTATTTTGTCCTTTTTGTCATTGGTGGGTATGGGGCGTCCGCCTGTGATTCCGACCTTTGGATCGCGGAAAGGTTCCACTAGTTTCTGCAATGAATCATCTGTCCCGAACACGTTGTCTGCATTCAGCATGACGACTATGTCGCAGGTCTTGTTGTCGAGGTAACAGTTGATGGCAGAGTTCTTTCCTTCCCTTTTTTCCTGACGGAACAATCTGAGGGGAGGAAATTCCGGAATCAGTTTTGTTACGATTTCATCCGTGTCGTCGGTGCTACCACTAGATACGACCAGAACTTCTTTTACGACTATGCCGGATAGTTTCTGGGAGAAGATGGACCTGATGGCCCTTTCTATGATCTGTGCTTCATTGTATGCGCAGATCCCAACCGTTATCTCGATATCCGACATCGTATCATCCAGTGCAACATTCCCATGATATTAAATTATTAATCCTAAGTTACCAGGATTTTTAGCTTTATCTTTTTCACAGCTTTACACAATATAGTCAAGCCCAATGAGTTAAACTCGGCACATGCTATTGTCAAAATACGTTTAATTAAATATCCTAGTCATATAATGTTGGACATGGTCTTTAAGGGTATCAGGGCAACCCATTCGGCTATCGGTTTTCCGTCTGGTACTTTTCTGTCTATCCTTGTTTTAGGTCTGGCAATACGTTTTGCACTAATTCCATTTTTTACATACCCTTACGATATAGAGCACTGGGCCATCATAATGCAGAATTCTGAGAGTGGGAATGCATTATTTGGTCTTACTGGGTATTTCTACACGCCTGTGTGGGGATATCTTTTGAATTTGGGGTCGTTCTTTTTGAACTCTTTCTTGACCATAGGGGAATATGGGAGTAGGTTCGCAGATCTTTTTGGTATCGAGGGACTCCATAACATATTCTATACTGCGACTACGACCAGCCCTGCATTCAATTGTGCGATTAAAATTCCGTTGGTAATCGTGGATGTTGTCGTAGGATATTTGTTGTATCGGTTGATTATGCACGATACGGAAGACGTCAGGAAGGCAACGGCCGGGTTCGGTCTCTGGTTCCTGTGTCCAGTAGTCATATATATGTCGTCTGTGCAGGCTACGTTCGATTGTATTTGTGCCCTTGTGACTATCCTGAGTCTTTTACTCTTGAGAAATGACCGTTGTTTTTTGGCAGGTGCTATGTTGGCTCTTGCGGCATTGACTAAGTTCTTTCCAGCATTTTTGGCGATATTATTTTGTATTTATGTTATCAAAGTTCATGAGAATGACGGTAAAAAGTATGTCAAACTAACTGAAGGCGTGATTGGTGCGGCCTTTATGTTCGCATTGATGGTGTTTCCACAGGTATTGGATGGAACATTGGCGAATGATTTCACGTTTGTTTCTGATCGTATGAGTGAATCAAGTCTTCTTGAGTGGTCTTCTAAGACGATCGAAATCTTAGCACTTCTATTCGTAATGATCTATACTGCGATCAGGATGTATAAGGGGTCTGGAGAAACAGTAAAACAGAAACTATTCTTCTACTCTCTTGCGATTCTAGCAGCATCTGTGTTGATGAGAATAGGTCCGCAATACAGTATAACATTCCTTCCATTGCTTGCGTATTTTGCAGTTATAGGGAATAGACATTATAAGATAGGGTTCATAGTCATAGGGATCATCGCTATGTTGGCAGGTTTTATGAACAATAGCCTGTCTTTGCTTACAACAGCTGTCGAATACTATGGCATGTGGGACGTGACTTCTTTAATAAATGCCATGGAAATGCTTGATATGGCTTTGTTTGACAGTACTGTACAAGCGCAGATCATATCTCTGTTGAATATTGTCCAGAGAGTCACCATCATTCTGCTTCTTCTATTCATGTGGGAGGAGGATTATGATGGGAAAAGATTTGCAAAGTTCCGTTCCGTTCTGGTTAAGGTAAGGACGGTCCTGACGAGGTGTAATGATGAAGGTGCCTAAGGGCATGTGTGTGATTGTGACATCACTGATCATCATACTGATGGTCGTGGTGGGGGAAGTTGTTACATATTCCCACCCCTACAATTACAGTGCCAGCGCATATGGGGATGGCAGTTACAGTATATCCGATTCTGGGTCTCATGTATACGATGCAATCCTTACGGATAATGGTGGTTTTGAGGTGCCTGATTCGATATATCTGTTTTATGACGATCGCTATGGTTCTGTTTTTAATGACACTACTATAGAGACGGGATCTAGGCAGTTGGATCAAGAATACTATGTTTCTCAGTTGACAAACAATCTGAAGTACTATGGTGTGCCGGTAACGACAATGGATGCAGACACACTTGCGACCTTGTTGAGGGATACAGGGTCGGCCGTCGGTAAAGGTGTCGTAATCTTGGCTGGAGCCATACCTGATGTGATGTATGGGGAGTCATCTACCCTCCTCATAGATTGGATTGTCGCCGGGGGCAGTTTGTATTGGGCAGGAGGTATGATCGGTAAGTATGTGGCGCATTCGGATGGCAGAGTTACAGAATTTTCCGGAGACTACCAATCCTTGTTTTTTGGTGTGAACTGTTTGAATCCTGCGATTAATGATGAGGGTGGCAGGGTCGGAGTTGCAGATGGGGTCATATCGGCCAGTGGAAATGAGTATGCCGATCATCTGTCCCTGAAAAACAATCGGGTGTTATATGGTGTGGATACATCTTTGCTGGCTGTCAGGAACCTTGCCATAGGGTATACGGACGGGACATATTCGAGCATAGCATTCGTAGAGAAAGGGGCAGGAATGATATGTGTGGTGGCGGGAGATTATTCTAATGAGCAGCGCATGGATTTGGCTACTGTTGTGGCATCAGGTCTTTGTTATTGTTCCATTGAAATCGAGCACAATTCTGGCAAGGTAACGAGGGAAACGATTTCCGGTACCTTTGAGAGGGTTTCAGAAGTATCTGGGAATAGAGTAGTCTTCATATATCTCGGAGGAAACTTCTCAGTCTATGGAAAGACGTTTACATTCTGAATTGTTGTAATTCGTTATCGAAATCGAATCATGTTATTACTCGCAGTGAATTTTTGATATTTTATTTGTCTCCAATCGATTATTGCAAAATATCTTTCAATTTTTCATTTTTGATCAATTTAACAATGATGTAGGTATCGGATTAAATACATATAATGAATCCATAATGATAATCTGATGAAAGGGATTGTTCTTGCCGGGGGGTCAGGAACTAGACTGTATCCACTTACAGTATCTACATCTAAACAGCTGTTGCCGGTTTATGATAAGCCTATGGTGTTTTATCCTCTTTCAGTTCTTATGGAGGCAGGCATAAGGGATATTCTGATAATTTCTACACCCTCCGATATAGGTAAATTCAAACAGCTTCTTGGAGATGGGTCGGATTTTGGAATCAAGATATCTTACGAGGTTCAGCCCTCTCCCGATGGTCTTGCGCAGGCATTCATAATTGGCGAGAAATTCATAGAAGGCGATGCTTGTGCATTGATTCTGGGCGATAATCTTTTTCATGGGAATGATTTTAATCACATGTTGAGGGAGGCAGTCATAGATGCCGAACGTGGGAAATCTACAATATTTGGATATCCTGTAAAGAATCCGCAGAGGTTTGGTGTGGTTGAATTCGATTCCGAAGGCAATGTAATAGGTATTGAGGAAAAGCCAGTTTGCCCAAAATCTGACTATTGCGTCACAGGTTTGTATTTCTACGATAAGAATGTTGTAGATTATTCAAAAACAATTGTACCGTCTAAACGCAACGAGCTAGAGATTACGGATCTCAATCGGATATATCTCAAAAAAAAATCACTTAAG
The nucleotide sequence above comes from Candidatus Methanomethylophilus alvi Mx1201. Encoded proteins:
- the rfbA gene encoding glucose-1-phosphate thymidylyltransferase RfbA, producing MKGIVLAGGSGTRLYPLTVSTSKQLLPVYDKPMVFYPLSVLMEAGIRDILIISTPSDIGKFKQLLGDGSDFGIKISYEVQPSPDGLAQAFIIGEKFIEGDACALILGDNLFHGNDFNHMLREAVIDAERGKSTIFGYPVKNPQRFGVVEFDSEGNVIGIEEKPVCPKSDYCVTGLYFYDKNVVDYSKTIVPSKRNELEITDLNRIYLKKKSLKVNLLDKSFKWWDTGTFDSLIEASDYVHDHYVRTGYTINSPEQVAFNQDWISKEKMLALSVRYGNSPYGAYLKKIAEGKSNEKNNDN
- a CDS encoding pyridoxal phosphate-dependent aminotransferase; this encodes MLYVDPYVKNTFRKSQPEGRKTFIRLDQNENPDGLPKWFFDKVMKEITPETLSMYPEEGVLVEKYADMIGVKPTNVTLTDGSLIGMGYLIHVFGKPGKNLVVVKPTFNMYGVFGSLNGMNTVEVPYEKDFTMPIEKIMDAIDENTGIVVLVNPNMPVGNTYEQDEIERVIQKAAKYDALVIVDEAYHYFYDGTSIPFIDKYENVAVLRTFSKMLAITALRLGAVISNENIIHYVNNWRPHYTINAVTLKFGEMIVDEHEKLLAELSANFKEGKEYITKRLGAENYDIIPSNGCFMCIRLRHRTGEYVTAELKKRNILILCGTGPLEGYIRLSVCGKKYMEIFADALLDIDQE
- a CDS encoding GtrA family protein; protein product: MSFINSLFYGKHGEGIRYLFIGGLNVIITWIIYAAFVLVGIGPSISNAFSWIVGVAVAFILNKVFVFNSKTHEKKEVSREVASFTLGRVFTGIVNILGFALLYDVGINQELFGIDGFFAKIIISAIEIILNYVISKYLVFIDKK
- a CDS encoding glycosyltransferase 87 family protein, whose translation is MHEWPCIDKIRGHICRIRHPLAAIVIAGLAIHLLIMLLAMVYDSDYWAIVIRNINAGEGLYGMEGYYYTPVWGYILGLVSAFQNACLSLGDSAVRVFDVIYFEASGHQTSATVTSLVFNYCTKLPLLICDVILAYLTYVLVDELKHDRKKATLAFALVFLCPVIIGSTGIIGMPDTLAATFMMLSLLLVIKNRSLLAGMCFAMAVLTKFFPVFLFFPLVVYVLARNRDDRRKGYTQVVMAAIGAISVMAVIFLPQIMAGDLSACFQFLTDRSGTSAESTLLSKLMGYTRILAYVLVIIASALVARSIYRTDADNLEKALLRGSMIVLALCLLYPPATQYIVVLVPLLAYYIAAENHKYIRCWKLLAIGATIVFMVSLSTHLLPLAVSTGLIEISSLEHFFDIWNSGAGVFTVWNIEFVIGSILQYAGILVVLLMAYGRYLNRLFGGGRSGKAEGNKG
- a CDS encoding glycosyltransferase 87 family protein is translated as MLDMVFKGIRATHSAIGFPSGTFLSILVLGLAIRFALIPFFTYPYDIEHWAIIMQNSESGNALFGLTGYFYTPVWGYLLNLGSFFLNSFLTIGEYGSRFADLFGIEGLHNIFYTATTTSPAFNCAIKIPLVIVDVVVGYLLYRLIMHDTEDVRKATAGFGLWFLCPVVIYMSSVQATFDCICALVTILSLLLLRNDRCFLAGAMLALAALTKFFPAFLAILFCIYVIKVHENDGKKYVKLTEGVIGAAFMFALMVFPQVLDGTLANDFTFVSDRMSESSLLEWSSKTIEILALLFVMIYTAIRMYKGSGETVKQKLFFYSLAILAASVLMRIGPQYSITFLPLLAYFAVIGNRHYKIGFIVIGIIAMLAGFMNNSLSLLTTAVEYYGMWDVTSLINAMEMLDMALFDSTVQAQIISLLNIVQRVTIILLLLFMWEEDYDGKRFAKFRSVLVKVRTVLTRCNDEGA
- a CDS encoding glycosyltransferase, with the translated sequence MSDIEITVGICAYNEAQIIERAIRSIFSQKLSGIVVKEVLVVSSGSTDDTDEIVTKLIPEFPPLRLFRQEKREGKNSAINCYLDNKTCDIVVMLNADNVFGTDDSLQKLVEPFRDPKVGITGGRPIPTNDKKDKIGFAVHMMWCMHHELALVHPKIGELIAFRDIGTRLPTDMQSDEDIIRMKLEQAGYICVYVGDSIILNRGPETLEDFMKQRIRVNIGECTMKKMYNYDIPTWNTKYLIHALYDSIHELGFHPYKMLYVAMLERKCRRIAQEHVDKGEDNMSIWDRVDSTKKL
- a CDS encoding lipopolysaccharide biosynthesis protein, producing the protein MGGLAKQKGTKDEDQFSSKVSYNMAINILRTVVMALFGFLMVPYYIDQFGLATYAILPLATSISSYVLAITDPLGDAFARYTSIAIQKNDMGLANRTYSSSMLGMMRCMAVLIPLVVLISLASPYVFNVAGSAALDVQIMFAMILLSSLLISFSACLGSVFMAYNKLYIIYASKTVYCVAQVVLVILFFVMHGASLPLLGASYVIASVLMILIMAVYVKKVCPQIELSRKNYDRSMLKEMSALGMWATLSDFGTLMYIEASLIIVNVCLGAAEQASFSIVANMISMINTATSSLAAVSVPLAYRYFANRDRKGLVDTMTFFMKFTGMVMAFPVAFIILFMPQILELWLGPGYENLYDMLYIMLPMEISFCTIRVLLTVPIVYVKMRPVAFATAAFGILNVAMCLVVLTFTDLGMLGACACWAVSMFLLKVVFYPLYCSKLTKTKKLQYLTPLLYSHAMFAIVLVIGCLFNSVYVISTRWVSVIFAFVAAFIIYFIIVMRFLFNKEEKGMILHFLPGFIRRAIER